The nucleotide sequence TCTCCCAGATTTAATAATGCTGTTCTAGATGCTTTTCTAATATTATATAAAACAAGCTTCCCATCTTCAGTAAAAAGTATCTCACTCCTTTTATCGTTATAATCTCCGTAACGCGGAATCATATTTTCTTTTTCTGCCTGAGAAACTTTTATAATCTCGGAATGCTTGGAAAGATTGATCTTATATAAAGAATCGTCTGGATCTTTCTCTAGATTATATTGAAAATAAATGTTCTCACTATCAATTCCCCACTGAATTCTGGATGGGAAGGTTCCCATCCATTCAGGATCTTGCATAATTTTTTCAACAGAAAGCTCACTTTGTTGGGCTTGTAAGGAAATGCTACTAAAAGCAATAAATGCCAGGATTGCGAAATTGCTAAAACGAAGCGTAATTTTTATCATTTAGGTAAATATTGGATTTCAATTAGTGATGATATTTCTATAAGTCGAAAAACGAATCTTTCGAAACCAAAATACTCAAAAAATGTATTATTCAGCTTTCTTTGAGAAAAGCTTTAAAATTTGCACACAATATACTTAAAATCACTTTCCAATTCAAGAATAATAGGCGCTAAGCTGTGATTTCAGTAGAGAATATATTTATATTTGAGAGCTATATTTCACCAATTTTTTAATCAAAATCCAATGAAAACTAAATTACAACTAGCTTTTGTGTCGATGGCATTAGCTGCGACAACCTCGTTTGCACAACAGCAGGATCCTATTGTACAGGAAATCGTTACAGAGGCTACCGAAAATTCTCAATTAAAAAGGTTAGGTCACGAACTTTTAGACGTTATCGGACCAAGACTTGTAGGTTCACCACAAATGGAACAGGCACACGACTGGGCTATTAAAACCTATGCCAACTGGGGGATTTCTGCCGAAAATCAGCAATGGGGAACCTGGAAAGGTTGGGGACGTGGTATAACACATATCGATCTTGTGGAACCTCGTTTAAGAACTTTAGAGGGAAAACAACTGGCATGGAGCCCTTCGACATCTAAAAAGGGTGTTACTGCTAAGGCTATAATTTTACCTGAAGCTAAAGACTCGGCCGATTTTCAATCTAAATTAAGCCAAGTAAAAGGGAAATTTGTCTTGGTTTCTTTTAACGAGCCAACCGGTCGTCCCGATTATAACTGGGAAGAATGGGCCACAGATCAGTCTTTTGAAAAAATGAAAAAAGAGCGTTCTAAAGCTGAAAATGCCTGGAGAGATCGTATAAAGGCTACCGGATATTCTTCAAGAGAGTTACCTAAAATTTTAGAAAAAGCGGGAGCTGAAGGAATTATTACGTTAAACTGGTCTAGTGGTTTTGGCGTAAACAAAGTTTTTTCAGCATACACCAATGATATTCCTACAGTAGATCTTTCTTTAGAAGATTATGGATTAGTTTATCGTATGGCTGAAAATGGAGATAAACCTGAATTAAAGATTGTAGCAACATCTGAAGATCTTGGAGAAGTGCCTACTTTTAATACTATTGCAACAATCGAAGGTTCAGAAAAGCCGGAAGAATATATCGTGCTTTCTGCGCATTTTGATAGCTGGGATGGAGGAACCGGAGCCACAGATAATGGTACTGGTACTTTAGTGATGATGGAAGCAATGCGTATTCTTAAAGAAGTATATCCAAACCCAAAGCGTACAATTATCGCGGGACATTGGGGGAGTGAAGAACAGGGATTAAATGGATCTCGTGCGTTTGTAAAAGATCATCCAGAAATTGTAGAGAACATTCAAGCAGTTTTTAATCAGGATAACGGAACAGGTCGTGTAGTAAGTCTTTCCGGAAATGGATTGGTAGACGCTTATGATTATTTAGGAGATTGGTTATCTGCAGTACCCGACAGTATTTCCAGACAAATTGAAACTAATTTTCCTGGGATGCCGGGTAGAGGAGGATCAGATTATGCTTCTTTCCTTGCTGCCGGAGCACCAGCCTTTAATTTGAGTTCTTTAAGTTGGTCGTACTGGAATTACACCTGGCATACCAACCGCGATACTTATGATAAGATCGTTTGGGACGATGTACAAAGTAATGCTATCCTTGCAGCAATACTAGCTTATAAAGCTAGTGAAGATGCAGATAAAACGTCTAGAAAGCAGCGAGTACTTCCTGTAAATGATAGAACTGGTG is from Zunongwangia endophytica and encodes:
- a CDS encoding M20/M25/M40 family metallo-hydrolase — its product is MKTKLQLAFVSMALAATTSFAQQQDPIVQEIVTEATENSQLKRLGHELLDVIGPRLVGSPQMEQAHDWAIKTYANWGISAENQQWGTWKGWGRGITHIDLVEPRLRTLEGKQLAWSPSTSKKGVTAKAIILPEAKDSADFQSKLSQVKGKFVLVSFNEPTGRPDYNWEEWATDQSFEKMKKERSKAENAWRDRIKATGYSSRELPKILEKAGAEGIITLNWSSGFGVNKVFSAYTNDIPTVDLSLEDYGLVYRMAENGDKPELKIVATSEDLGEVPTFNTIATIEGSEKPEEYIVLSAHFDSWDGGTGATDNGTGTLVMMEAMRILKEVYPNPKRTIIAGHWGSEEQGLNGSRAFVKDHPEIVENIQAVFNQDNGTGRVVSLSGNGLVDAYDYLGDWLSAVPDSISRQIETNFPGMPGRGGSDYASFLAAGAPAFNLSSLSWSYWNYTWHTNRDTYDKIVWDDVQSNAILAAILAYKASEDADKTSRKQRVLPVNDRTGEQSTWPEPRDGNRRGGLD